Proteins from one Sabethes cyaneus chromosome 2, idSabCyanKW18_F2, whole genome shotgun sequence genomic window:
- the LOC128736989 gene encoding phospholipid-transporting ATPase ABCA3-like — MQTSSWDKFLLLVWKNWIIQKRHYVQTLFEILIPAVCCAVLILVRGLVDPELFDQPSVWEPLPTDTVEHMLPDVNPTIDPPIHFMFAYSPKADLVDKMITNAVQQIREPLTVQAFSNAIEMENFLRSNNTLVGIEFPDTYRTLNTLPDKVTYALRFPSEMRTFQDDFTAFWANWFTELMFPQFQMAGARNNERADGGYPANYFNESFIAVQSAVDRAILLERNPNMELTPMFLRRFPYPPYYSDPLLTGLENLLPLVIAIAFFYSALNIVKYITVEKERQLKETMKIMGLFSWLHWSAWFVKCIILLAISSSLITILLCVDVTTNSDLAIFEYSNWFVVWIYLLVLSVTTICYCFMMSTFFSKANLASGISGLIWFIMIVPYNIAFPNYDSLSLAVKLALSLFANSGMSFGFMLMMRHEGTSTGLQWSNLFETVTVDDNLTVGHTLIMLLVDAVLYLLIALYVEKVFPGEFGVGQRWYFLFTKKFWFGRPKTRDVPVISVTDNDNIEQEPNGKKAGIQIRNLRKVFNKDKTAVQGLNLNMFEGQITVLLGHNGAGKTTTMSMLTGLFPATSGTAIINGYDIASDMDAVRNSLGLCPQHNVLFDELTVSEHIEFFARLKGVSRKGIKQEIEHFVKVLELEDKINMQSHTLSGGMKRKLSVGIALCGGSKVVLCDEPSSGMDPSARRALWDLLIKEKIGRTILLSTHFMDEADILGDRIAIMAEGELKAAGSSFFLKKKFGVGYRLTCVKNVDCNPANLEALLKNHIPDIHIDTDIGTELSFILSEKYTESFQPMLQDLEENCENLGISSFGISLTTMEEVFLKVGSDALALDSKPSIEDNYSDQTEILNMASTVKLHEEHEALVSGSKLVYNQIRSMFLKKIISAKRSWVQQLVQLLIPVYFVCVTVAIVRSFPGISELPPLPISITNYSVTMTLLEASSSNPLVAGYQKLFEGISAIHQLQISEQNMIDHILSLSIENIGRVNRQFMVAATLADTNHTAWFNPQGFHTAPLSVSFLHNAILKSICDNCEISVVNKPLPYRPNTRFTQLQAGNNLGFQLSFNTGFAMSFISAMYIMFYIKERTSRAKLLQFVSGVNVSVFWCVSFLWDYFTFLVTALVYLGILAVFQEPGWSTTGELGRIFLILCVFGLAFLPIVYLFSFWFQVPSTGFVKMMMLNIFTGTIFFTAVFLLQFDGFDLMDVARALEWAFMIFPLFALSESLSNINVLTTTRTVCNEQCQTMPFCTEQLMCTLFPTCCDTEIFTWDPKGINRQLMYMGGIGMLGFIVLFAIEYRLIKRIFGRRLFAQRPPVEDTNMDDDVLSEKERVTTMSAEQISSKNLVMRNLSKYYKRLLAVNQLNVSVENTECFGLLGVNGAGKTSTFKMLTGDEGISYGEAWVKGIKLNTSMNKAYRHIGYCPQFDAVLEDLTGRETLKIFALMRGIQDQDITPCTEKLAVELNFRKHLDKKIKEYSGGNKRKLSTALALLGNPSVVYLDEPTTGMDPGARRQLWNVILDVKKSAKSIILTSHSMEECEALCTRLAIMVNGEFKCIGSTQHLKSKFSKGYFLTVKIKRSDIEADDIQRKETVKSYVSQRFERAVLREDHQDTLTYHIVHADLKWSTMFGLMETAKRTLDIEDYALGQTSLEQVFLFFTKHQRVCD; from the exons ATGCAGACATCCAGCTGGGACAAGTTTCTTCTCCTGGTGTGGAAGAATTGGATTATACAGAAGCGGCATTATGTGCAAACACTGTTCGAAATATTAATCCCGGCAGTTTGCTGTGCAGTGCTTATTCTAGTACGTGGTCTTGTAGATCCAGAATTGTTCGATCAACCCTCCGTGTGGGAGCCGTTACCCACGGATACGGTGGAGCATATGCT GCCAGATGTCAATCCCACAATCGACCCACCGATACATTTCATGTTCGCCTATAGTCCCAAAGCGGATTTAGTGGATAAAATGATCACGAATGCGGTTCAACAGATACGCGAACCTCTGACAGTACAAGCCTTTTCGAATGCcatagaaatggaaaatttcttACGCAGTAACAACACATTGGTGGGAATAGAATTTCCCGACACTTATCGTACGTTGAACACCCTACCGGATAAAGTGACCTACGCGCTTCGATTTCCATCTGAAATGCGCACTTTCCAGGATGACTTTACTGCATTTTGGGCTAATTGGTTCACCGAATTGATGTTTCCTCAGTTCCAAATGGCTGGAGCCCGAAACAATGAAAGGGCGGATGGTGGCTATCCAGCGAATTATTTCAATGAATCGTTCATCGCAGTTCAAAGTGCAGTCGATCGAGCCATCCTTCTGGAACGGAATCCAAATATGGAGTTGACACCGATGTTTCTACGG AGATTTCCTTATCCGCCGTACTACAGTGATCCACTTTTAACCGGTTTGGAAAATCTGCTTCCATTGGTTATTGCAATTGCATTTTTCTACTCCGCGCTCAACATCGTAAAGTACATTACCGTTGAGAAGGAACGACAACTCAAAGAAACTATGAAAATCATGGGCTTGTTCAGTTGGCTGCACTGGTCGGCATGGTTTGTCAAGTGCATAATTTTGTTGGCAATATCGTCTTCACTTATTACGATCTTACTCTGTGTTGACGTAACGACCAACAGCGATCTTGCAATATTCGAATACTCAAACTGGTTTGTGGTTTGGATATATCTTTTGGTTCTCAGCGTTACAACAATATGCTACTGCTTTATGATGAGTACTTTCTTTTCTAAAG caaaTCTTGCCTCTGGTATCTCCGGACTGATTTGGTTCATCATGATCGTTCCGTACAACATAGCTTTCCCGAATTATGACTCATTATCGCTGGCTGTTAAATTGGCGTTGAGTCTGTTTGCCAACTCTGGCATGTCCTTCGGTTTTATGCTTATGATGAGACACGAAGGTACCTCGACAGGACTTCAATGGTCAAATCTCTTCGAAACGGTAACCGTGGACGATAACCTAACGGTCGGACACACACTCATAATGCTACTGGTAGACGCAGTTTTATATCTGCTGATAGCTCTATACGTTGAAAAGGTGTTTCCTGGAGAATTCGGAGTCGGACAACGATGGTATTTTCTTTTCACCAAGAAGTTTTGGTTCGGTAGACCAAAAACTCGTGATGTTCCAGTCATAAGTGTAACCGATAACGACAACATTGAACAAGAACCAAACGGTAAAAAGGCAGGAATTCAAATTCGTAATTTACGGAAGGTATTTAACAAAGACAAGACCGCTGTTCAAGGACTAAACTTGAATATGTTTGAAGGTCAAATAACCGTACTGCTGGGACATAACGGTGCCGGTAAAACCACGACGATGTCCATGCTAACCGGGCTGTTTCCTGCTACATCTGGTACGGCCATTATCAATGGTTATGACATTGCATCGGACATGGATGCAGTACGAAATTCGCTGGGACTCTGTCCCCAACATAATGTTTTGTTCGACGAATTGACCGTATCGGAACACATCGAATTTTTTGCACGATTAAAAGGTGTCTCTAGGAAGGGTATTAAACAAGAAATAGAACATTTCGTAAAGGTTCTAGAATTGGAGGATAAAATCAACATGCAATCGCACACATTATCGGGCGGAATGAAGCGTAAACTGTCCGTCGGAATAGCCCTTTGCGGAGGGTCGAAAGTAGTGCTTTGTGATGAACCAAGTTCGGGAATGGACCCGTCCGCACGAAGAGCGCTCTGGGATTTGCTGATCAAGGAAAAAATAGGTCGTACTATTCTGCTTTCCACGCATTTTATGGACGAAGCCGACATATTAGGGGATCGCATCGCAATTATGGCAGAAGGCGAACTTAAAGCTGCCGGATCATCATTTTTCTTGAAGAAAAAGTTTGGAGTTGGATACAGGTTGACTTGTGTGAAAAATGTAGATTGCAATCCAGCGAATTTAGAAGCGCTCCTAAAGAATCATATACCGGATATTCACATCGATACCGACATTGGAACGGAGTTATCTTTTATTTTGAGTGAAAAGTATACCGAAAGTTTTCAACCGATGCTACAGGATTTAGAAGAAAACTGCGAAAACCTAGGTATAAGTAGTTTCGGAATTTCATTGACAACTATGGAGGAAGTATTTTTAAA AGTTGGCAGCGATGCTCTCGCTCTGGATAGTAAACCTTCCATCGAAGACAACTATTCAGATCAAACGGAAATACTGAATATGGCGTCCACGGTTAAAC TTCACGAAGAACACGAAGCCCTCGTCAGTGGATCCAAACTCGTCTACAATCAGATACGGTcgatgtttttgaaaaaaataatatcagcCAAGCGTAGTTGGGTCCAGCAACTAGTGCAACTGCTGATCCCGGTATACTTCGTTTGTGTGACCGTCGCCATCGTGCGTTCATTTCCCGGAATCAGTGAATTGCCCCCGCTTCCCATCAGTATCACCAATTATTCTGTTACTATGACTCTTTTGGAAGCATCTTCTAGTAATCCACTTGTCGCCGGATACCAAAAGTTATTCGAAGGCATTTCCGCGATACATCAACTTCAAATTTCGGAACAAAATATGATCGATCATATTTTATCGTTG tcgattgaaaatattggcCGCGTAAACAGACAATTTATGGTTGCCGCAACGCTAGCAGACACAAACCACACCGCGTGGTTCAACCCTCAAGGATTTCACACAGCTCCATTGTCGGTGTCCTTTCTCCACAATGCTATTCTGAAATCCATTTGTGATAACTGTGAAATATCTGTCGTCAATAAGCCACTTCCGTATCGACCGAATACTCGA TTCACACAACTCCAAGCAGGCAACAATCTAGGCTTCCAGCTATCGTTCAACACCGGATTTGCTATGTCGTTCATCTCTGCAATGTACATCATGTTCTACATCAAGGAACGAACATCCCGAGCGAAGTTGCTGCAGTTCGTGAGTGGAGTGAATGTTTCCGTTTTCTGGTGCGTATCGTTCCTGTGGGATTATTTTACTTTCCTCGTTACCGCACTGGTTTACCTGGGAATACTGGCAGTCTTCCAGGAACCAGGCTGGTCTACCACTGGAGAACTCGGTCGTATATTTCTGATACTGTGCGTATTCGGATTAGCGTTTTTACCAATAGTCTATCTGTTCTCATTTTGGTTCCAAGTTCCATCGACGGGTTTCGTGAAAATGATGATGCTGAACATATTCACCGGAACAATATTCTTCACCGCCGTTTTTCTGCTGCAATTCGATGGGTTTGATTTGATGGATGTTGCACGAGCTCTCGAGTGGGCATTCATGATTTTCCCTCTGTTTGCGTTGAGTGAAAGTTTAAGTAATATTAATGTACTGACCACTACGCGAACGGTATGTAACGAACAGTGCCAGACCATGCCATTTTGCACGGAACAATTGATGTGCACCCTGTTTCCGACTTGTTGTGATACTGAGATTTTCACTTGGGACCCAAAAGGAATAAACAGGCAACTGATGTACATGGGCGGAATAGGGATGCTTGGATTCATTGTACTGTTTGCAATAGAATATAGGCTGATTAAGAGGATTTTCGGTAGGCGTCTATTTGCCCAACGACCTCCAGTCGAAGACACAAACATGGATGATGATGTTCTTTCTGAAAAGGAACGAGTCACAACAATGTCTGCTGAGCAAATAtctagtaaaaatttggttatGCGCAACCTGTCCAAATATTATAAACGTCTACTTGCTGTAAACCAACTTAATGTATCTGTAGAGAATACTGAATGCTTTGGCTTACTAGGGGTAAACGgtgctggaaaaacttcaacttTTAAAATGTTAACCGGTGATGAAGGAATATCGTATGGTGAAGCGTGGGTCAAAGGAATTAAGCTTAATACCAGTATGAACAAAGCATATAGGCACATTGGATACTGTCCCCAATTCGACGCAGTTCTAGAAGATTTAACCGGTCGTGAGACACTAAAAATATTTGCCCTAATGCGCGGTATTCAAGATCAAGATATTACTCCTTGCACGGAAAAACTAGCTGTAGAGCTAAACTTCCGGAAACATCTTGACAAAAAAATTAAGGAATACAGCGGGGGTAACAAGCGGAAACTTAGTACTGCGCTCGCTTTGTTAGGCAATCCGTCTGTAGTGTACCTGGATGAGCCGACAACGGGGATGGACCCGGGAGCTAGGCGACAGTTATGGAATGTTATTCTGGATGTGAAAAAATCCGCTAAATCTATAATTCTAACTTCACACAGTATGGAAGAATGTGAAGCCCTATGCACGCGGCTTGCAATAATGGTTAACGGAGAGTTTAAGTGCATCGGTTCCACACAACATCTGAAAAGCAAGTTTTCGAAAGGATATTTTCTTACTGTTAAGATTAAACGAAGCGACATTGAAGCTGATGATATTCAAAGGAAGGAAACGGTGAAGTCATATGTTTCCCAACGTTTCGAAAGAGCAGTTTTGAG GGAAGATCACCAAGACACACTAACCTATCACATCGTCCACGCTGATTTGAAATGGTCAACGATGTTTGGTTTGATGGAAACGGCTAAACGTACGCTGGACATCGAAGATTATGCTTTGGGACAAACGTCATTGGAACAGGTATTCTTATTTTTCACGAAACACCAGCGAGTGTGCGATTAA